In Zingiber officinale cultivar Zhangliang chromosome 6A, Zo_v1.1, whole genome shotgun sequence, a single genomic region encodes these proteins:
- the LOC121995534 gene encoding cyclin-D3-1-like: MGPSFDYAPSILFCAEGNDSILGFDEEEEGRRSPSWAPELKRRDFGRDCFMDFPLQSDECLSLLIEREMEHLPREDYGERLRSGTLDLAVREGTIDWMWKVHAYYKFGPLSACLCVNYLDRFLSAYELPQGKSWMMQLLALACLSLAAKMEETEVPLILDLQVGEAKFLFEAKTIQRMELQVLSTLKWRMQIVTPFSFIDFFFHKLNGGNVPSELLLSRSVELMLSTIRGIDFLAFRPSVIAAAIALIVLEETEIVNVESTLTCCSHVAKEEVLKCFQVIKDKVLMTSQSGNVSSSISYVPRSPFGVLDAACLSNKSDDTIVVSSPASKRRKISR; encoded by the exons ATGGGTCCAAGCTTTGACTACGCCCCGTCCATTCTCTTCTGCGCCGAGGGCAACGACAGTATCCTGGGATTTGACGAGGAGGAGGAGGGCAGGCGTAGCCCTAGTTGGGCTCCTGAATTAAAAAGGCGCGATTTTGGGAGAGATTGCTTCATGGATTTCCCACTGCAGTCAGATGAGTGTTTGAGCTTGTTGATCGAGAGGGAGATGGAGCACCTTCCCAGGGAGGACTACGGCGAGCGGCTGCGCTCCGGAACATTAGACCTCGCCGTCAGGGAAGGGACTATTGATTGGATGTGGAAG GTTCATGCTTACTATAAATTTGGACCACTGAGTGCCTGTTTATGTGTCAACTATTTGGATCGGTTCCTCAGTGCCTATGAGCTTCCA CAAGGCAAATCTTGGATGATGCAACTTCTAGCTTTGGCCTGCCTATCTTTAGCTGCCAAGATGGAGGAAACTGAAGTCCCATTGATTTTGGATCTACAG GTCGGCGAGGCAAAGTTTTTGTTTGAAGCTAAAACCATCCAGAGAATGGAGCTTCAGGTGCTGAGTACCCTAAAATGGAGGATGCAAATTGTGACTCCTTTCTCGTTCATAGATTTTTTCTTTCACAAACTCAATGGTGGCAATGTGCCTTCCGAGCTATTGCTCTCGCGGTCTGTTGAACTCATGTTGAGCACTATTCGAG GTATTGATTTCTTAGCATTCAGACCTTCGGTGATCGCTGCTGCCATTGCGCTGATTGTTTTGGAAGAAACTGAGATTGTAAATGTCGAGAGCACCTTGACTTGTTGTTCCCACGTAGCAAAG GAAGAGGTGCTGAAATGCTTCCAAGTGATCAAAGACAAAGTGCTGATGACAAGTCAATCAGGTAATGTTAGCTCCTCGATATCCTATGTGCCTCGAAGCCCATTTGGGGTGCTGGATGCTGCTTGCCTGAGCAACAAGAGTGACGATACAATTGTCGTCTCATCTCCGGCCAGCAAAAGGAGGAAAATAAGCAGATAA